A genomic segment from Canis lupus baileyi chromosome 13, mCanLup2.hap1, whole genome shotgun sequence encodes:
- the COA7 gene encoding cytochrome c oxidase assembly factor 7 translates to MAGVVDFQDEEQVKSFLENMEVECNYQCYREKDPDGCYRLVDYLEGIQKNFEEAAKVLKFNCEENKHSDSCYKLGAYYVTGKGGLTQDLKAASSCFLMACEKPGKKSVEACHNVGLLAHDGQVNEDGQPDLEKARDYYTRACEGHYASSCFNLSAMFLQGAPGFPKDMGLACKYSMKACDLGHVWACANASRMYRLGDGVDKDEAKAEVLKDRARQLHKEQQKNVQPLTFG, encoded by the exons ATGGCGGGCGTGGTGGACTTCCAGGACGAGGAGCAGGTGAAGTCCTTCCTGGAGAACATGGAGGTGGAGTGCAACTACCAGTGCTACCGCGAGAAGGACCCCGACG GATGCTATCGCCTGGTGGACTATTTGGAAGGGATCCAGAAGAATTTTGAGGAGGCTGCCAAGGTGCTGAAGTTCAACTGTGAAGAGAACAAACACAGCGATAGCTGCTACAAACTGGGGGCCTATTATGTGACGGGGAAAG GTGGACTAACCCAGGACCTGAAAGCTGCCTCCAGTTGCTTTCTGATGGCATGTGAGAAGCCTGGAAAGAAGTCTGTGGAGGCATGTCACAATGTCGGTCTCCTGGCACATGATGGACAGGTCAATGAGGACGGCCAGCCTGACCTGGAGAAGGCTAGAGACTACTACACAAGGGCCTGTGAAGGCCACTATGCCTCCAGCTGCTTCAATCTCAGTGCCATGTTCCTGCAGGGTGCCCCTGGCTTTCCCAAGGACATGGGCCTGGCATGTAAATACTCAATGAAAGCCTGTGACCTGGGCCACGTCTGGGCCTGTGCCAATGCCAGCCGCATGTACAGGCTAGGGGATGGTGTAGATAAAGATGAGGCCAAGGCCGAGGTACTAAAAGATCGGGCCCGGCAGCTGCACAAAGAACAGCAGAAAAATGTCCAGCCTTTGACCTTTGGGTAG